A stretch of the Ochrobactrum sp. BTU1 genome encodes the following:
- a CDS encoding LysE family translocator, translated as MHPYLFELASLMAIFVFAIVSPGADLAMVIRQSLMQGRREAIITSFGIGAAFMMHVTYTVLGLGLIISQSIYLFNIVKWCGVAYLVYIGIKALRANTTKIDIDMSAQDQQRKQSALKAFSLGFAANALNPKAVFFFLSIFSTVVSLHTPTEVKLGYGVVMATALISWFIGVSLFMTTPKMRAVFSRASKWIDRTSGVVFIALGLKLAIAKAQ; from the coding sequence ATGCATCCCTATCTGTTTGAACTTGCATCCCTGATGGCGATCTTCGTCTTTGCCATCGTTTCGCCGGGCGCTGATCTCGCCATGGTTATCCGCCAGTCGTTGATGCAGGGGCGTCGCGAGGCAATCATTACCAGTTTTGGTATTGGCGCGGCCTTCATGATGCATGTCACCTATACGGTGCTTGGTCTTGGGCTGATCATTTCCCAGTCGATCTATCTCTTCAATATCGTGAAATGGTGCGGTGTGGCCTATCTGGTCTATATCGGCATCAAGGCACTGCGTGCTAATACGACGAAGATCGATATCGATATGAGCGCACAGGACCAGCAGCGCAAGCAGAGCGCTCTCAAGGCTTTCAGTCTGGGCTTTGCCGCCAATGCGCTTAACCCCAAGGCCGTATTCTTCTTCCTTTCGATTTTCTCGACGGTTGTGAGCCTTCATACTCCGACTGAAGTGAAGCTTGGCTATGGCGTGGTAATGGCCACGGCATTGATTTCATGGTTTATCGGTGTCAGCCTTTTTATGACGACGCCAAAGATGCGCGCGGTTTTTTCGCGCGCCTCCAAATGGATCGACAGAACAAGTGGTGTGGTTTTCATTGCACTTGGTCTGAAACTTGCCATTGCAAAAGCACAGTAA